A genomic region of Trifolium pratense cultivar HEN17-A07 linkage group LG3, ARS_RC_1.1, whole genome shotgun sequence contains the following coding sequences:
- the LOC123917536 gene encoding transcription factor MYB33-like has product MSTTSGGDDGRKALKGKKMMSLSSGDDSQMLKHNRPSSSSGDVDCKRIKRSESALLGEEDDQGRNVEGEGILRGMTSTSSVDNGHKKIKRSWSSSSSLDDDCKRIKPSQSLLSGEEDDDEDDQGGDSGEGEEGSLKKGTWTSAEDEILVEHVKKYGLGNWNAVQKYSGLARCGKSCRLRWANHLRPELKKGEFTDEEKKKVLELHFSMGNKWARMAALMPGRTDNEIKNYWNTRAKRLRRVGLPLYPEEISKNPLKADPENGDANEASQCDESENYNIPVVEFKDYKFHPGMSPPCFDITTLIERPSKRPLESNMIYSDLGGCSSSAAVQEVFDPYGKYPMLAPPCDPSFYTDAQFHGYDNILDGIHTVPNVSSSEPLYGSMRYELPSLQYLQTQQGSWSVSPLTSLESIDTMIHSSPNEPYQSSPNEPYQSSPNEPYQSDPTSPDSNHFLDTILHSNDDSFQEKIENTVPNEADNSTQWNILDDQSGASFLPSDYNAHHINMWSIDRSHLVETTQDHGNLDQIDFARPDAMLESDWRMKNK; this is encoded by the exons ATGAGCACCACTTCAGGTGGTGACGATGGCCGCAAAGCGCTAAAGGGTAAGAAGATGATGTCATTGTCAAGTGGGGATGATAGTCAAATGCTAAAGCATAATCGGCCATCATCATCAAGTGGAGATGTTGACTGCAAGAGAATAAAGCGTAGTGAGTCGGCATTACTAGGCGAAGAAGATGATCAAGGACGTAACGTGGAAGGAGAAG GTATATTGAGAGGCATGACTAGCACTTCAAGTGTAGATAATGGTCACAAAAAGATAAAGCGTAGTTGGTCATCATCATCAAGTTTGGATGATGACTGCAAAAGGATAAAGCCTAGTCAGTCATTATTATCAGGCGAGGAAGATGATGACGAAGATGATCAAGGAGGTGACTCAGGAGAAGGAGAAGAAGGTAGTCTTAAGAAAGGTACATGGACATCGGCAGAAGATGAAATTTTGGTAGAACATGTTAAGAAATACGGATTGGGAAATTGGAATGCGGTGCAAAAGTATTCAGGACTTGCTCGCTGTGGGAAAAGCTGTCGTCTACGATGGGCAAATCATTTGAGACCAGAACTGAAAAAGGGTGAATTtactgatgaagaaaaaaagaaagtcCTTGAGCTACACTTTTCGATGGGAAACAAATGGGCTCGAATGGCTGCATTG ATGCCTGGGCGTACAGATAATGAGATAAAGAACTATTGGAACACGAGAGCTAAGAGACTACGACGAGTTGGCTTACCACTCTACCCTGAAGAGATATCCAAAAATCCGTTAAAGGCCGATCCAGAAAATGGCGACGCAAATGAAGCTAGCCAATGTGATGAATCAGAAAACTACAATATACCTGTTGTGGAATTTAAAGATTACAAATTCCACCCAGGTATGTCACCACCATGTTTTGATATTACCACCTTGATCGAGCGTCCCTCAAAGCGGCCTCTTGAGTCCAATATGATATACAGTGATTTGGGTGGTTGTAGCAGTAGTGCTGCTGTCCAAGAAGTATTTGATCCGTACGGAAAATATCCTATGTTGGCTCCTCCATGTGATCCGAGTTTTTACACCGACGCTCAGTTTCATGGATACGATAACATTCTGGACGGTATTCATACCGTACCAAATGTCTCGTCTTCTGAGCCCTTATACGGGTCCATGAGGTATGAGCTCCCTTCACTCCAATATTTACAGACTCAACAAGGTAGCTGGTCTGTGTCGCCACTTACTTCACTTGAGTCTATCGACACAATGATTCACTCTTCTCCTAATGAGCCTTATCAGTCATCTCCGAATGAGCCGTATCAGTCATCTCCGAATGAGCCGTATCAGTCAGATCCAACTTCTCCAGATAGCAATCATTTCCTTGATACAATATTACACTCCAATGATGATTCTTTTCAAGAGAAAATTGAGAACACCGTGCCAAATGAAGCCGACAATAGTACACAGTGGAACATACTAGATGATCAGTCTGGTGCTTCATTTCTGCCATCTGACTATAATGCTCATCACATTAACATGTGGTCAATTGATCGATCCCACTTGGTCGAAACCACTCAAG ATCATGGTAATTTGGATCAAATAGATTTTGCGCGCCCAGATGCTATGCTTGAATCCGATTGGCGCATGAAGAATAAATGA
- the LOC123917537 gene encoding chaperone protein dnaJ GFA2, mitochondrial-like, producing the protein MVRSNGIKLLHSLSPNLLRNAIYGGVLQRGYRTLNSRFCNPSKVIGNSFPNVGDGVNLKKWVLLGAANNYFGASRSIHGSASLARDFYDVLGVSNKASSDEIKKAFYGLAKKLHPDANKDDPDTQKKFQEVSMAYEVLKDEEKREQYDQVGHDIYLKQQSGDFGGDGGFHNPFEDIFRRGFDFYPQNIGGQDVQTFVELSFMEAVQGCTKTVTFETEVLCDTCGGTGAPPGTRPETCKRCKGSGVTHVQAGMIRMDVSCGACRGTGKIVKSFCKSCRGVKLSKGTKSIKLDIKAGIDNNETLKVFRSGGADPDGDRPGDLYVTIKVREDPVFRREGSHIHVDTVLSITQAILGGTIQVPTLTGDVVLKVRPGTQQGQMVVLKNKGIKGKNSYTLGNQYVHFNVSIPVNLTKRQRELIQEFQKEEQDESSDKDKAASASG; encoded by the exons ATGGTTCGCTCCAATGGCATCAAGCTTCTTCATTCTCTTTCTCCTAATCTCCTCCGTAACGCT aTATATGGAGGAGTGCTTCAAAGAGGTTATAGAACATTGAATTCAAGATTTTGTAATCCTTCCAAAGTTATTGGAAATTCTTTTCCCAATG TTGGAGATGGTGTTAATTTGAAGAAGTGGGTGTTATTGGGAGCAGCGAATAATTATTTCGGGGCATCGAGATCAATTCATGGCTCGG CATCATTGGCACGAGATTTTTATGACGTTCTTGGAGTTAGTAATAAAGCAAGTTCTGATGAAATAAAGAAAGCATTCTATGGG CTTGCAAAAAAGCTCCACCCTGATGCAAACAAAGATGATCCTGACACTCAAAAGAAATTTCAAGAAGTTTCAATGGCATATGAG GTTTTGAAGGACGAGGAAAAGCGTGAACAGTATGATCAG GTTGGCCATGATATTTATCTAAAACAACAAAGCGGTGATTTTGGAGGCGATGGTGGCTTTCATAATCCCTTTGAGGATATATTCCGTCGT GGTTTTGACTTCTATCCTCAGAACATTGGCGGACAGGATGTCCAG ACTTTTGTTGAACTTTCTTTTATGGAAGCTGTCCAAGGATGCACCAAAACTGTTACATTTGAAACAGAGGTGCTTTGTGACACTTGTG GTGGAACCGGGGCTCCTCCTGGTACAAGACCTGAAACCTGTAAGCGCTGTAAAGGGTCAGGAGTG ACACATGTACAAGCTGGCATGATTAGGATGGATGTTTCATGTGGTGCATGTAGGGGAACTGGCAAAATTGTAAAG AGTTTCTGCAAGTCATGCAGGGGTGTAAAGCTTAGCAAAGGAACAAAGTCGATCAAATTGGATATTAAGGCTG GGATTGACAACAATGAAACCCTTAAGGTTTTCAGAAGTGGTGGTGCAGATCCTGATGGAGATCGTCCTGGTGATCTTTATGTTACTATCAag GTCAGGGAAGATCCTGTCTTCCGTAGAGAAGGATCTCATATTCATGTAGATACTGTTTTAAGTATCACTCAG GCAATTTTGGGCGGAACTATTCAGGTCCCGACTCTTACTGGCGATGTTGTTCTTAAG GTGCGTCCTGGAACACAACAAGGTCAAATGGTGGTTCTGAAAAACAAAG GGATCAAGGGCAAAAATTCTTATACATTAGGCAATCAATACGTTCATTTTAACGTCAGCATCCCAGT AAACCTAACAAAAAGACAGCGGGAATTGATTCAAGAGTTTCAAAAGGAAGAGCAAGATGAATCTTCTGATAAAGACAAAGCTGCTTCGGCTTCCGGTTGA
- the LOC123915312 gene encoding AT-hook motif nuclear-localized protein 29-like, translating to MSMKKQSLFDHNAGRSQELQCGSKNNPKMCAIVRKYIPNPDRSHVLEITTGFDVSKSLFDYIYRKGRGITILSGNGEVANVTLRLPTGRIETFMGRFNILSISGTIYPPMTPVSARGLEVVLVSTTGEMIGGSVMPPLVASGPVVLVVLSFANSADGQVEGDADLFNVGGSTPGMSSVIKCPLFSRL from the coding sequence ATGAGTATGAAAAAACAGAGTTTGTTTGATCATAATGCTGGGAGAAGCCAAGAGCTTCAATGTGGTTCTAAGAACAACCCAAAAATGTGTGCCATAGTAAGAAAATACATCCCTAATCCAGACAGATCTCATGTTCTTGAGATCACTACTGGATTTGATGTATCGAAAAGTCTATTTGATTACATTTACCGTAAAGGGAGGGGCATCACCATCCTCAGTGGAAATGGAGAGGTGGCTAATGTCACCCTTCGTCTACCCACAGGAAGAATTGAAACCTTTATGGGAAGGTTCAATATTCTTTCAATATCTGGGACAATTTACCCACCGATGACACCAGTAAGTGCGAGAGGATTAGAAGTTGTCTTAGTAAGCACTACAGGAGAAATGATTGGGGGTAGTGTTATGCCCCCTCTAGTGGCTTCAGGTCCAGTGGTGTTGGTGGTCCTTTCCTTTGCAAATAGTGCAGATGGACAGGTGGAAGGTGATGCTGACTTGTTCAATGTTGGAGGATCAACACCTGGAATGAGTAGCGTCATCAAATGTCCCTTATTCTCCCGTCTCTAG
- the LOC123917538 gene encoding protein LIM1, giving the protein MKFLISYRTMSLMLFFLVMVTLVAQVQSTPCSSTFFSALVQLIPCRAAVAPFSPIEPNDACCNALRSLGQPCLCVLVTGPPISGVDRNMASQLPEKCTTSFDPCEII; this is encoded by the exons atGAAGTTTTTAATTAGCTATAGGACTATGTCCTTAATGTTGTTTTTCTTAGTTATGGTAACATTGGTGGCACAAGTTCAAAGCACACCTTGTTCAAGCACATTTTTCTCAGCACTTGTGCAACTCATTCCTTGTAGGGCAGCTGTTGCACCTTTTAGTCCAATTGAACCCAATGATGCTTGCTGCAATGCCCTTAGGTCCTTAGGTCAACCATGTTTGTGTGTTCTTGTTACTGGCCCTCCAATTTCTGGTGTTGATCGCAACATGGCCTCACAACTCCCAGAAAAATGCACCACAAGCTTTGATCCTT GTGAAATCATATGA